From Candidatus Manganitrophus morganii, the proteins below share one genomic window:
- the ppsA gene encoding phosphoenolpyruvate synthase, whose translation MNKTGYIRWFNEIGISDVPLVGGKNASLGEMVRELSAQGVKVPNGFAVTAEAYRYFLLEAKLDQKIAETLRGLDTHNIGDLRRRGLQIRQAILSAALPADLEEEIIAAYDDLSEGAPHPLDVAVRSSATAEDLPDASFAGQQETYLNVQGHAALLDSCKRCFASLFTDRAISYRADKGFDSLKIALSIGVQRMVRSDLAASGVMFSIDTETGFKNAVLINAAYGLGENVVQGSVNPDEYTVFKPTLLHGFRPILQKIAGNKEFKLVYDIGGGKMTKNIPVPADDRIRFALTDDEILTLARWACVIEDHYSAKAGRETPMDMEWAKDGLTGELFIVQARPETVQSQRDRNVMEIYRLKKRGQVLVTGRSVGEKIATGKAHVIKNVQQLHQFNAGEILVTDKTDPDWEPIMKRAAAIITNRGGRTAHAAIVSRELGLPAIVGAERATEVLKDGQEITLSCAEGETGFVYEGKLPFDIDRIDLKGIGRPRTKVMMNVANPQEAFGLSFIPNDGVGLAREEFIISNYIQIHPMALIDYNKLEEASVKTEIDRLTAGYADKPQFFVDKLAQGVAMIGAAFYPNDVIVRLSDFKTNEYANLLGGKKYEPAEENPMLGFRGASRYYHPKYREGFALECRAMKKVRDEMGLKNVKLMVPFCRTVEEGKKVLAEMRKHGLQQGKDGLEIYVMCEIPSNVLLAEQFAELFDGFSIGSNDLTQLVLGVDRDSAIVASIFDERNPAVKKMIATVIRAAKAKDRKIGICGQAPSDYPEFARFLVEEGIDTISLNPDAVMKTTLMILETEREEAA comes from the coding sequence TTGAACAAAACAGGTTACATCCGATGGTTTAATGAGATCGGGATCAGCGATGTCCCCCTCGTCGGCGGGAAAAACGCTTCGCTCGGAGAGATGGTTCGGGAGCTGTCGGCCCAGGGGGTGAAAGTCCCGAACGGATTCGCCGTCACCGCCGAAGCCTACCGTTATTTCTTGCTGGAGGCGAAGCTCGATCAAAAGATCGCGGAGACCCTCCGCGGCCTCGACACGCACAACATCGGCGATCTTCGCCGGCGGGGTCTTCAGATCCGCCAGGCGATCCTCTCGGCGGCCCTCCCCGCGGATCTCGAAGAAGAAATCATCGCGGCGTATGACGACCTCAGCGAGGGGGCTCCCCACCCGCTCGACGTCGCCGTCCGAAGCAGCGCGACCGCCGAGGACCTCCCCGACGCCAGCTTCGCCGGCCAGCAGGAGACCTATCTGAATGTGCAGGGGCACGCGGCGCTCCTCGACAGCTGCAAACGCTGCTTCGCTTCCCTTTTTACCGACCGCGCCATCTCCTACCGGGCCGACAAAGGTTTTGATTCGCTGAAGATCGCCCTTTCCATCGGCGTCCAGCGCATGGTCCGCTCCGACCTCGCCGCCTCCGGCGTGATGTTCTCGATCGACACCGAGACCGGCTTCAAGAACGCCGTCTTAATCAACGCCGCCTACGGGCTCGGGGAAAATGTCGTCCAGGGCTCGGTCAATCCCGATGAATACACCGTCTTCAAGCCGACCCTGCTTCACGGTTTCCGACCCATTCTTCAGAAAATCGCCGGAAATAAGGAATTCAAATTGGTTTACGACATCGGGGGGGGAAAGATGACGAAGAATATCCCGGTCCCGGCGGACGACCGGATTCGCTTCGCTCTGACCGACGACGAGATCCTCACCCTCGCCCGCTGGGCCTGCGTGATCGAAGACCATTACAGCGCCAAAGCCGGACGCGAAACCCCGATGGACATGGAGTGGGCGAAAGACGGTTTGACCGGCGAGCTCTTCATCGTCCAGGCCCGTCCGGAGACGGTCCAGTCGCAGCGGGACCGGAATGTCATGGAGATCTACCGGCTCAAGAAACGGGGACAGGTCCTCGTCACCGGCCGGAGCGTGGGGGAGAAGATCGCGACCGGCAAAGCGCACGTCATCAAGAACGTGCAGCAGCTGCATCAATTCAACGCTGGCGAGATTCTGGTGACCGATAAGACCGATCCCGATTGGGAGCCGATCATGAAGAGGGCGGCGGCAATCATCACCAACCGGGGAGGACGGACGGCGCACGCCGCGATCGTCAGCCGGGAATTGGGGCTCCCCGCCATCGTCGGTGCGGAGCGGGCAACCGAAGTCCTAAAAGACGGCCAAGAAATCACCCTCTCCTGCGCCGAGGGGGAGACCGGGTTTGTCTATGAGGGGAAACTCCCCTTCGACATCGACCGAATCGATCTCAAAGGAATCGGCCGGCCGAGAACGAAGGTCATGATGAATGTCGCCAATCCGCAGGAGGCGTTCGGCCTCTCCTTTATCCCGAACGACGGCGTCGGGCTGGCGCGGGAAGAGTTCATCATCAGCAACTATATCCAAATCCACCCGATGGCGCTGATCGACTACAACAAACTGGAAGAGGCCTCGGTCAAAACCGAAATCGATCGATTGACCGCGGGGTATGCCGATAAGCCGCAGTTCTTCGTCGACAAGCTCGCGCAGGGGGTGGCGATGATCGGGGCGGCCTTCTACCCGAACGACGTCATCGTGCGGCTGAGCGATTTTAAGACAAACGAATATGCCAACCTGCTCGGCGGCAAAAAATACGAGCCGGCCGAGGAAAACCCGATGCTCGGCTTCCGCGGCGCCTCGCGTTATTATCACCCGAAATACCGGGAGGGCTTTGCGCTCGAGTGCCGGGCGATGAAAAAGGTCCGCGATGAGATGGGGCTGAAGAATGTGAAGCTGATGGTCCCCTTCTGCCGAACGGTGGAGGAGGGAAAGAAGGTCCTCGCCGAGATGCGCAAACACGGCCTCCAGCAAGGCAAGGACGGGCTGGAAATCTACGTCATGTGCGAGATCCCGAGCAATGTTCTCCTCGCCGAGCAGTTCGCCGAGCTCTTCGACGGTTTCTCGATCGGCTCAAACGACCTGACGCAGTTGGTCTTGGGGGTCGATCGCGATTCGGCGATCGTGGCGTCGATCTTCGACGAACGCAATCCGGCGGTCAAAAAAATGATCGCCACGGTTATCCGCGCGGCGAAAGCCAAAGACCGGAAGATCGGCATCTGCGGCCAAGCCCCCAGCGACTATCCGGAGTTCGCCCGGTTTCTGGTCGAGGAAGGGATCGACACTATTTCGCTGAATCCCGATGCGGTGATGAAAACGACCCTGATGATTCTGGAAACCGAACGGGAAGAGGCCGCCTGA
- a CDS encoding MBL fold metallo-hydrolase, whose translation MKRYKRLDREPDSVSPDKEAAPALAFLGATGTVTGSKQLLSIGSKKILIDCGLFQGFKQLRLRNWEALPVAPREIDAVILTHAHLDHSGYLPLLVRDGFAGKVYSTPATRDLCRILLPDSGYLQEEDAAYANRHHFSKHAPALPLYTREDAERSLHSFRTVEFGKAFDLGEGLTFQFLPAGHLLGAALTSLQFNGTSLLFSGDLGRPNDLLMAPPSVIRKTDYLVIESTYGDRSHDPADPKKILAEIINRTAARGGVVVIPAFAVGRAQTLLYAIHLLKEAKAIPDLPVFLNSPMAIEATGLYYEHLGEHRLNEAQCRAMVRTAHLVHSVEESKRVNALREPMILISASGMATGGRVLHHLKTFAPNERNTIVFAGYQAGGTRGAAMAEGAKTIKIHGEYIPIRAEVIVLDQFSAHADADDILDWLGRFAVPPKETFITHGEPEAADALRHRIEESLRWRCRVPDYLESVELG comes from the coding sequence GTGAAACGATACAAACGATTGGATCGCGAGCCTGATTCCGTTTCGCCCGACAAAGAAGCGGCCCCGGCGCTCGCCTTTTTGGGGGCGACCGGAACCGTCACCGGGTCGAAACAACTCCTCTCCATCGGCTCAAAGAAGATCCTCATCGACTGCGGGCTCTTTCAGGGATTTAAACAACTCCGTCTCAGAAATTGGGAAGCGCTGCCGGTCGCGCCGAGAGAGATCGATGCGGTGATCCTCACCCATGCCCATCTCGATCACAGCGGCTACCTCCCCCTTCTGGTCCGGGACGGTTTCGCCGGGAAGGTCTATTCCACCCCGGCGACGCGGGACCTCTGCCGGATTCTCCTCCCCGACAGCGGTTACCTTCAAGAAGAGGATGCGGCGTACGCCAACCGCCATCACTTTTCCAAGCATGCCCCGGCCCTCCCGCTTTATACTCGGGAAGACGCGGAGCGCTCGCTTCATTCGTTTCGGACCGTCGAATTCGGAAAGGCGTTCGATCTGGGAGAAGGATTGACGTTCCAATTCCTTCCGGCCGGACACCTCTTGGGCGCCGCGCTCACCTCCCTTCAGTTCAACGGAACCTCGCTTCTCTTCTCCGGAGACCTGGGACGTCCGAACGATCTGCTGATGGCGCCGCCGTCGGTCATTCGAAAAACCGACTATCTCGTGATCGAATCGACCTATGGAGACCGCAGTCACGATCCGGCCGATCCGAAAAAGATCCTCGCCGAGATCATCAACCGGACCGCCGCGCGGGGCGGGGTGGTCGTGATCCCCGCCTTCGCCGTCGGCCGCGCCCAGACCCTCCTCTATGCCATTCATCTTCTGAAAGAAGCGAAGGCGATCCCTGACCTCCCTGTCTTCCTCAACAGCCCGATGGCGATCGAGGCGACCGGCCTCTATTACGAGCACCTCGGCGAACATCGTCTGAACGAGGCGCAATGCCGAGCGATGGTCCGGACCGCGCACCTGGTCCACAGCGTGGAGGAATCGAAACGGGTAAACGCCCTCCGGGAGCCGATGATCTTGATCTCGGCGAGCGGAATGGCGACCGGCGGCCGTGTGCTGCATCACCTGAAGACGTTCGCCCCGAACGAGCGAAATACGATCGTCTTCGCCGGATATCAGGCCGGGGGAACCCGGGGCGCCGCGATGGCGGAGGGGGCGAAGACGATCAAGATCCACGGCGAATATATCCCGATTCGAGCGGAGGTGATCGTCCTCGACCAATTCTCGGCCCACGCCGACGCCGACGACATTCTCGACTGGCTCGGCCGCTTCGCGGTCCCGCCGAAAGAAACCTTCATCACGCACGGCGAGCCGGAAGCGGCCGACGCGCTAAGACACCGAATCGAAGAGAGCCTTCGATGGCGCTGCCGCGTCCCGGACTATTTGGAGTCGGTGGAATTGGGATAA
- a CDS encoding CBS domain-containing protein, with protein MGGTDYWIGGKTLWEMDASHMMEREVVSFTSDASCHDLAEAMIKGRFGGIPIVDAERRLIGIVTEFDLLNALLAGLDLRETLAGEVMSEPICITAEMAAEEMMVLFQSGHLIRVPVVDKENRLTGMVTRRDLLAGYLESALGPLPVF; from the coding sequence ATGGGTGGAACAGACTATTGGATTGGGGGCAAAACACTTTGGGAGATGGATGCCTCGCATATGATGGAACGGGAAGTCGTCTCCTTCACATCCGACGCTTCCTGCCATGACCTTGCGGAAGCGATGATCAAAGGACGCTTCGGCGGGATTCCGATCGTCGACGCCGAGAGACGGCTCATCGGGATCGTCACCGAATTCGACCTCCTCAACGCCCTGCTCGCCGGATTGGATTTAAGGGAAACCTTGGCGGGAGAGGTGATGTCGGAGCCGATCTGCATCACAGCGGAGATGGCGGCGGAGGAGATGATGGTTCTCTTTCAATCAGGCCATCTCATCCGTGTCCCGGTGGTCGATAAGGAGAACCGTTTAACCGGGATGGTCACCCGCCGGGATCTCCTGGCCGGTTATCTCGAATCGGCCTTGGGACCGCTCCCCGTATTTTAG
- a CDS encoding universal stress protein has protein sequence MEKVNKIFVPTDFSSCSQAAIAYAVFLAQQLNATLLLTHILTPLNYPLDFALIEYSEFDRVKASQGLDRIARPWQQKGVQIETHLFKGDPATEIADKAKRLECDLIVMGTHGRSGMAHLMMGSVAERVVRTASIPVLTVRSWTEKEAEKVPQVEKIEEQMAAAGSSDNWGIMI, from the coding sequence ATGGAAAAGGTGAATAAAATTTTCGTGCCGACCGATTTTTCGTCCTGCTCACAAGCGGCGATCGCTTATGCGGTTTTTCTCGCGCAGCAGCTGAACGCGACGCTCCTTCTGACCCATATTTTAACCCCGCTCAACTACCCGCTCGATTTTGCGCTGATCGAATACTCCGAATTCGATCGGGTGAAAGCCAGCCAGGGGCTCGATCGGATCGCGCGCCCTTGGCAACAGAAGGGGGTCCAGATCGAGACCCATCTCTTCAAGGGAGATCCGGCCACGGAGATCGCCGACAAGGCGAAGCGCCTGGAATGCGATCTCATCGTGATGGGAACCCACGGGAGAAGCGGCATGGCCCATTTGATGATGGGAAGCGTGGCCGAGCGGGTCGTCCGAACCGCGTCGATCCCGGTTCTGACCGTCCGGTCGTGGACAGAGAAAGAGGCGGAAAAAGTTCCCCAAGTAGAAAAGATCGAAGAACAAATGGCGGCAGCCGGTTCCTCGGACAACTGGGGAATAATGATCTGA
- a CDS encoding response regulator transcription factor: MSTVNKESIPIFLVEDSPSDIEVIQRSLKKGGISNPLHIARDGQEAVDFLHERFAHPGVLILDIHLPKINGIDVLHEAKQIDPEIIAIMLTSHASMKTAIQSLRREGAFDYLEKSKDDLPQLIEAVRLAIEKRALQLQSRWVVQAEGSERVIDMKKVQETFDLSNREVDVVKCLCRGDANKEIADRLFISELTVKGHLKKIYQKMDVHNRATLVSKILSGPMLGV, translated from the coding sequence ATGAGTACCGTCAACAAAGAGTCGATTCCGATCTTTCTGGTGGAGGACAGCCCTTCCGACATCGAAGTGATCCAACGCTCCCTCAAGAAGGGGGGCATCTCGAATCCGCTCCACATCGCGCGGGACGGTCAGGAGGCGGTCGATTTTCTCCACGAACGGTTTGCCCACCCGGGCGTTCTGATCCTCGATATCCATCTTCCAAAAATCAACGGCATCGATGTTTTGCACGAGGCCAAACAGATCGATCCCGAGATCATTGCGATCATGCTGACCAGCCACGCTTCCATGAAGACCGCCATCCAGTCTTTGAGGCGGGAAGGGGCTTTCGATTACCTTGAGAAGTCAAAGGACGATCTGCCGCAGCTGATCGAAGCGGTCCGTCTCGCAATCGAGAAGCGGGCCCTTCAGCTTCAGAGCCGCTGGGTGGTCCAGGCCGAGGGGAGCGAGCGGGTCATCGACATGAAGAAGGTTCAAGAGACGTTCGATCTCTCCAACCGGGAGGTGGACGTCGTCAAGTGCCTCTGCCGGGGGGACGCCAACAAGGAGATCGCCGACCGGCTCTTCATCAGCGAGCTGACCGTCAAAGGCCATCTCAAGAAGATCTATCAAAAGATGGACGTTCACAACCGGGCCACCCTCGTCTCCAAAATCTTGTCTGGACCGATGCTCGGCGTATAA
- a CDS encoding PAS domain S-box protein, which produces MNDREKTKEQLLAEIDLLRRRLAQAEETESTHLKAGLKFQRLLEVAPDGIIIVDRGGLITLVNAQAEKLFGYLREELLGQPIEILVPERFRGAHVGHRENYHTQPRTRPMGAGLDLAGRRKDGSEFPVEISLSPIETEEGARVISIVRDITDKKGVEQKLREKIREMDDFVHVVSHDLKEPLRGIEAFAGFLAEDYAHLLDDEGRRYVQFLKSSAVRMKDLIHDLLTLASISRKAPAQQKIDLNRILGNVEQDLSYTIEQKKVRISRKHPLPTVVCDPTRMGELFKNLLSNAVKFNMSSVPEIEIDLKEEKGFYLFSVKDNGIGIDPRYQAQIFGLFERLHPQEEFEGTGAGLAICKKIIEDCGGKIWVESALGKGSTFFFTLPQKDSR; this is translated from the coding sequence ATGAACGACAGAGAAAAGACGAAAGAGCAACTTCTCGCGGAGATCGACCTCCTCCGTCGCCGACTGGCGCAGGCGGAGGAAACCGAGAGCACCCATCTTAAGGCGGGGTTGAAGTTTCAGCGCCTTTTGGAGGTGGCTCCCGATGGAATCATCATCGTCGATCGGGGCGGATTGATCACGCTGGTGAACGCCCAGGCGGAAAAGCTCTTCGGCTATCTCCGGGAAGAGCTGCTCGGCCAGCCGATTGAGATCCTGGTGCCGGAGCGCTTTCGGGGGGCGCATGTCGGCCACCGGGAAAACTATCACACCCAGCCGCGCACCCGGCCGATGGGGGCCGGCCTCGACCTGGCGGGCCGCCGAAAAGACGGGAGCGAGTTCCCGGTGGAGATCAGCCTCAGCCCGATTGAAACAGAGGAGGGCGCCCGGGTCATCAGCATCGTCCGCGACATCACCGACAAGAAGGGGGTGGAACAGAAGCTGCGCGAGAAAATCCGCGAGATGGACGACTTCGTTCATGTCGTCTCGCACGATCTAAAGGAGCCGCTGCGGGGAATCGAGGCGTTCGCCGGATTCCTCGCCGAAGATTACGCTCATCTATTAGACGACGAGGGACGCCGCTATGTTCAATTTCTCAAATCGTCCGCCGTTCGGATGAAAGATTTAATCCACGACCTGCTGACGCTCGCCTCGATTTCCCGAAAAGCCCCCGCGCAGCAGAAGATCGATCTCAACCGGATCCTCGGGAATGTCGAGCAGGATCTCTCTTATACAATTGAGCAGAAGAAGGTCCGGATCTCCCGGAAACATCCCCTCCCGACGGTCGTTTGCGATCCGACCCGGATGGGAGAGCTCTTCAAGAATCTTCTCTCCAATGCCGTTAAATTCAATATGTCGTCCGTTCCGGAAATAGAAATCGACCTCAAAGAGGAGAAGGGGTTTTATCTCTTTTCGGTCAAGGACAACGGCATCGGGATCGATCCCCGCTATCAGGCTCAGATCTTTGGACTCTTCGAGCGGCTCCATCCCCAGGAGGAGTTCGAGGGGACCGGCGCGGGGCTCGCCATCTGCAAGAAGATCATCGAGGACTGCGGCGGGAAAATTTGGGTCGAGTCTGCGCTGGGGAAAGGAAGCACCTTCTTCTTTACCCTTCCCCAAAAGGACTCACGATAA
- a CDS encoding response regulator, producing the protein MSSQPLQPVKILLVEDNLQDIEIARRAFAKGRVKNELIVVRDGQEALDYLYRQGKYKDPASSPRPGMILLDLNLPKVGGMEVLQQIKKDEALKSIPVIVLTASPREEDVVRTYNLGVNTYIQKPVEFDNFMRVVHAVQEYWIVIASLPPSA; encoded by the coding sequence ATGTCGAGTCAACCTCTTCAACCGGTGAAGATCCTCCTGGTGGAGGACAATCTGCAGGATATCGAGATCGCCCGGCGCGCCTTCGCCAAAGGAAGGGTGAAGAACGAATTGATCGTGGTGAGGGACGGTCAAGAGGCGCTTGATTATCTCTACCGCCAGGGCAAATACAAGGACCCCGCCTCCTCTCCCCGCCCCGGCATGATCCTGCTCGACCTGAATCTGCCGAAGGTCGGCGGGATGGAGGTGCTCCAGCAGATCAAGAAAGACGAGGCGCTGAAGTCGATTCCGGTGATCGTTTTGACTGCCTCCCCCCGAGAGGAGGATGTGGTCCGAACCTATAACCTCGGCGTCAACACCTACATCCAAAAACCGGTCGAATTCGACAACTTCATGCGGGTGGTCCACGCGGTTCAGGAGTACTGGATTGTCATCGCCTCGCTTCCCCCCTCCGCTTAG
- a CDS encoding universal stress protein, which produces MKINTILVPTDFSELSNEAVDYAFSMAKRIGAKMVFMHTLEWPDHPDEMTPMADEGYAFMKDRGNAMLHDLVEQAAKEGLEASALLADGVPFVEIIQVARKHNTDLIIMGTHGRTGFSHVMMGSQAEKVVRQAPCPVLTIKSPQHVFTPA; this is translated from the coding sequence ATGAAGATCAATACCATTCTCGTCCCCACCGATTTTTCAGAGCTCTCCAACGAGGCGGTCGACTATGCCTTTTCGATGGCCAAACGGATCGGCGCAAAGATGGTTTTTATGCACACCCTCGAATGGCCTGATCATCCCGATGAGATGACCCCGATGGCCGATGAGGGATACGCCTTCATGAAAGACCGCGGCAACGCCATGCTCCATGATCTTGTGGAGCAGGCCGCAAAGGAAGGGCTGGAGGCAAGCGCGCTGTTGGCCGACGGAGTCCCCTTCGTAGAAATCATTCAGGTGGCGCGGAAGCACAATACCGATCTGATCATCATGGGGACACATGGACGGACCGGGTTCTCGCACGTCATGATGGGAAGCCAGGCGGAGAAGGTGGTCCGGCAGGCCCCCTGCCCCGTCCTGACGATCAAGAGCCCGCAGCATGTCTTCACGCCGGCCTAA
- a CDS encoding AarF/ABC1/UbiB kinase family protein produces the protein MNDRSLQFKWTDLNRLRTIVGVVFESGGDLLIQRLRLKYFIPLWFRLRAVFTRRPPEAPLMKIDGSGPILSPALLRSVLERLGPTFVKLGQVLSMRADLVGEPLSRELSKLQSDVAPFPYEAVRRIVTEEFGTPPEALFKSFEEKPAAAGSLAQVHRALLIDGTEVAVKVQRPEIEKIIRQDIHLLYYLSSLAERFIPEWNIYRPTRIVKEFADWTLRELDFEAEGHHAERFRAIFKENPNIHIPRVYWEWTTKRVLTMTFSHGVKADDLAGMEALGIDRKRLASIGVDAFFEQFLTAGFFHADPHPGNFFATPEGSLCLHDFGMVGYLDEEARRTLLHALLGFVKKDMEGFTKHFLRLALVDERSDVSGFKKDLSNILSEFFYSPHPPSAARAFFRAINQGTRNGIRFPSDLALFGKAILTTEGMGLLLYPEFDFNRELEPFVQKAWQAYWSPRRLLRSVETDLFDRLELLKGLPDRVEKVLIKVERGEIGVKLDAGDLHGIKQEFDRQNDLRILGLVLTAISVVTLGLFYLEGKRVLFGLSLSHLSAALWGVLFVWFLSRLRQAPLP, from the coding sequence ATGAATGACCGATCGCTCCAATTCAAATGGACCGACTTGAATCGCCTGCGGACGATCGTCGGGGTCGTCTTCGAATCGGGGGGGGACCTCCTCATTCAGCGATTGCGGCTGAAATACTTCATCCCCCTTTGGTTTCGGCTCCGGGCCGTTTTCACCCGGCGTCCCCCGGAAGCCCCCCTGATGAAAATCGACGGGAGCGGTCCGATTCTCTCCCCCGCCCTCCTCCGATCGGTCCTGGAGCGATTGGGACCGACCTTCGTCAAGTTGGGACAGGTCTTGAGCATGCGGGCCGATCTCGTCGGCGAGCCCCTCTCCCGGGAGCTCTCCAAGCTGCAAAGCGACGTCGCGCCCTTTCCATACGAAGCGGTCCGCCGGATCGTCACGGAAGAATTCGGCACCCCCCCGGAGGCGCTCTTCAAATCTTTCGAGGAAAAACCGGCGGCGGCCGGATCGCTTGCCCAGGTCCATCGCGCGCTTTTAATCGACGGGACCGAGGTCGCCGTCAAAGTCCAGCGGCCGGAGATCGAGAAAATCATCCGGCAGGACATTCATCTTCTCTATTATTTGTCCAGTCTGGCGGAGCGCTTCATCCCGGAGTGGAACATCTACCGGCCGACCCGGATCGTGAAGGAGTTCGCCGACTGGACCCTGCGGGAGCTCGACTTCGAGGCCGAGGGACATCACGCCGAACGCTTCCGGGCGATCTTCAAGGAGAATCCGAACATCCACATTCCCCGGGTCTACTGGGAGTGGACGACGAAGCGGGTCCTCACGATGACCTTCTCGCATGGGGTCAAGGCCGACGACCTGGCGGGAATGGAGGCATTGGGAATCGATCGAAAACGGCTCGCCTCGATCGGGGTCGATGCTTTCTTCGAGCAGTTTCTGACCGCCGGGTTTTTCCATGCCGATCCGCACCCCGGCAATTTCTTCGCCACGCCGGAGGGGTCGCTCTGCCTGCACGATTTCGGGATGGTCGGTTATTTGGATGAGGAGGCGCGGCGCACCCTGCTTCATGCCCTCCTCGGCTTCGTCAAAAAAGACATGGAGGGGTTCACCAAACACTTTCTCCGCCTGGCGTTGGTCGACGAACGAAGCGACGTCAGCGGCTTCAAGAAAGATCTTTCCAACATCTTGAGCGAATTCTTCTACTCGCCCCATCCGCCGAGCGCCGCTCGCGCCTTCTTCCGGGCGATCAATCAGGGAACGCGAAACGGCATCCGATTCCCCTCCGACCTCGCCCTCTTCGGCAAGGCGATCCTGACCACCGAGGGGATGGGGCTGCTCCTTTATCCCGAATTCGACTTCAACCGGGAGCTGGAGCCGTTCGTCCAAAAAGCGTGGCAGGCGTATTGGAGCCCGCGGCGTCTGCTGCGGAGCGTCGAAACCGATCTCTTCGACCGGCTGGAACTCCTCAAAGGATTGCCCGATCGCGTTGAAAAAGTGTTGATCAAAGTGGAGCGGGGCGAGATCGGCGTGAAGCTCGACGCCGGCGACCTCCATGGGATCAAGCAGGAGTTCGATCGGCAAAACGACCTTCGGATCTTGGGCCTGGTCCTGACGGCCATCTCGGTCGTCACCCTCGGTCTTTTTTATCTGGAAGGGAAACGGGTCCTCTTCGGCCTCTCCCTCAGCCACCTCAGTGCGGCGCTTTGGGGAGTGCTCTTCGTCTGGTTTCTCTCCCGACTCCGGCAGGCCCCTCTGCCATAA
- a CDS encoding universal stress protein codes for MDTTTGDTSGNDPFASGETDMKKIKKILMSTDFSECAKAAFDEAVQLTRQLNAALLLTHVIEPIDIASSHIEPFDFLELRLLQKLDRMAHPLREEGLLVETHLFKGDPAAEIIKAAGDLQCHLIVMGTHGRTGVQRLLMGSVTERVLRASPVPIVAVRRQAAAENKKTLAKEETAAA; via the coding sequence ATGGATACCACCACAGGCGATACAAGCGGGAACGATCCTTTTGCTTCTGGAGAGACCGACATGAAGAAGATAAAGAAAATTCTTATGAGCACCGACTTCTCGGAATGCGCGAAAGCGGCATTCGATGAAGCGGTTCAACTCACCCGCCAGCTGAACGCGGCGCTTCTTTTAACCCATGTCATAGAGCCGATCGACATCGCCAGCTCCCACATTGAACCGTTCGACTTTCTTGAACTGAGGCTGCTACAGAAGCTCGATCGAATGGCTCACCCATTGAGAGAAGAAGGGCTCCTGGTCGAAACCCATCTCTTCAAGGGTGATCCCGCCGCCGAAATCATTAAGGCGGCGGGAGATCTCCAATGCCACCTGATCGTCATGGGGACGCACGGGCGAACGGGGGTGCAGCGCCTCTTGATGGGAAGCGTGACGGAGCGGGTCCTCCGCGCCTCCCCCGTCCCAATCGTAGCGGTGCGGCGGCAGGCGGCGGCCGAGAATAAAAAAACGCTTGCAAAAGAAGAAACCGCGGCCGCCTGA
- a CDS encoding CBS domain-containing protein, translated as MIPLVERFTTMKINAIDADENISEAAKGMAADAIGSLLVTREGAYVGIITETDIVRKVIAKQLDPAGILVWQVMQFPLITIEADRTVMEANDLMESKGIRHLAVTRGGEVVGVFSVRDLLRPLYMEEMAGFFLGPPE; from the coding sequence ATGATTCCTCTGGTGGAACGATTTACGACAATGAAGATCAACGCGATCGATGCCGATGAAAACATTTCGGAGGCGGCGAAAGGGATGGCGGCAGACGCGATCGGAAGCTTATTGGTGACCCGGGAAGGGGCCTATGTCGGGATCATCACCGAGACCGATATCGTCCGAAAGGTGATCGCAAAACAGCTTGACCCCGCCGGCATTCTGGTCTGGCAGGTGATGCAGTTCCCCCTCATCACCATCGAGGCCGACAGAACGGTGATGGAGGCGAATGACCTAATGGAGTCGAAGGGAATCCGCCACCTTGCCGTGACCCGCGGAGGAGAGGTGGTCGGCGTCTTTTCGGTCCGGGATCTCCTCCGGCCGCTCTACATGGAAGAGATGGCCGGATTTTTCCTCGGCCCGCCGGAATAG